The genomic DNA CTCAATATGGCTTTAGTAAATAAATCACAGCTTTATGTCACAGCTCTAAATTGTACTCTCCTTCATTCAGAACTTTCATGACgtacagagaagagcagtgtcTACCGCTGCTGAAACTTTAGAGATTAAAAACTGGAGCAAATTAAGAGAAATGGCCTAGGTTAGAATTGACTAACAGCAACAAAGCTCTACTTTTAGAATGTGAACACCAAAAGCATTACATGTGATTAGTGGTTCAGGTCTAATTATAACATACAAGACACCTGGTCCCTTCCCACATTTCTTTACTGAAATTCTAAATACAAACAGAAGGGACTGTGTACCTGATGTACATCACTGAATTTCTCAAAGCACAAATCAAATTGTTCACAGAACACTATTATATTGGCACACAGAAAATGACTGAAGGTTTCTCCGCCTTCCCTACTATTGGACTTTAAGAACACAAAAGAGATTTTCATTACTTCTGCCTTTGCCACGCAGTCATAGAACGTCTGGATCTCCTCAGCACAAGCTTTATCATTGAAGTCATTCTGTTTCCAGCAGGCCATCATTACTGACATCTCTGTAAGACAGGTTGCCTCTAGAAGGGAAAGACAGGACTATAAAAGCTGAAGTATCTGAGATTTCATGCCAACAGCCTCCACAGCACACAGAGTTCCCAACAGAATTTTAAGATGGTATGGAGGCACGTGAGAAGGAACAACAGAGAGGAGGATATCATCACTGCTTGGTTTAGAGAAGAAAACTCCTACCACAAGACTTTGCCCCATCAGAGCCATCTGGTTGTTACATTTTGATATAGCATTTACCTTAAGAATTTACACAAAGATTATCATAAAATATAGATTTAGGGCTGAAGTACGGGAAAATGCGCTTTTTAGAAGAACTCGCACACTAATTACACAGCACAAATTAGGTCCCCTTGCCTGCTGGATGCCTCTGGTCTCATCCCACGTGCAAAGGCGCTGCTAATTACTACCAATTACTGCAGACGTTTTCTTTcgctgtgtgtttgtttttggttttttttttttccctccacatTTTCCGTGTACTCAGCAAACACCTCCTTGTTGTATAGCAAAATTCAGGAGGTCCCCAGGAGCTCCGTTCAGAACACAAGGTTCTTCCGAGCACGCGCTTGTCCTTGCCGTCACCGCCACGGCCACTCCGCAGCGCGAGACCCCACGGGGCGACGCGGCAGCTCTGAGGGGCGAGGCGGGAAAGTCCACCGCCGGGGGTCAACCTCACGGAGCCTCGGGACGCTTCCATCCCGACCGACGGCCCGGTATCGGCAACTCACCTCCCGCCAGCTCTCGGCGGTTCGCCACCTTGTTGGCCAGCACCAGCGGCCGGGTGGGGCGGATGGCCGGCGGCCGCTTCCTCTGCCGCCACTGCCCGGAGATCCATCGGCTCACCCAGGCCGGGTAAACGGGCGCCGCCATGCTCTTTGCGACAGGCCGTAGGGCGAGCCGGCCCGGGCGCCGCTCACGTGACCCGCCCGCGAGCACGTCAGAGCCCAGCAGGAGCGCGCCGCCCTACAGCTGGCCGGCTGAGCTGCAACCTCCGCCTCGCAGCACCATTCTGCTTCCCAGTCTGTGAAACTTAATATTTCACACAAATACCCGAGCAGTCTTTGACCTACTCAGGGAGATGAGACACTGGGCTTCACGTTATCCTGGTTTAAACGAAACCACACCAACGCCAGAAAGTTCTCTGCGCCATTAACAGATTTTGCTGCAgctgtatatacatacatacatacatatacacgtatatgtatgtatatattgaATATATTCTGGCTTATCTGACCAtaattgtgttatttttaagcCAATATTTTCTTACAGTCCAATttaaaaataggagaaaacacattcaagtaaataaaagatttcttaTGGTCctcttttaggaaaaataaaaccccaTCTCCTTTGGCGCAGTCTGACTGTCAGTTCTGAAGCAATTCGCTAAGGGGTGTTTCTCTGCTTCCATGCTTTTTGGTGGGACAGAAAACAGCCATCTCCCTAGCTCGCGTGGCAGAGAACTACAGGCAGATGCCTCCGAATGTGCTTGGGGGCTCACAGCCCAACACTGCAGTTCAACACACACAGGTGACACTTCAGAACAGCAGCCCCTGCGAGGTTCAGCTGCTCGTGTTTTTGCCTCTCCTGCTTACATCTCCGATTGCCATTTTTCTCTGCCGCATTTGACTGCTGCAATTACTAAGCCAGCTGAGAAACTGAACTGCAGTCATTGTAAATCACACTTGCTTTTTACAAATTACATTAGCTAATGGTGGCAGCACCTTCAGGTACCTTCACCTTCAAAAGCTAATCTCTCTTAAACAATTCCAAGAAAAATGGAGGGGGGgggctgcagaagaaaaaggcaaattacACAAGGAGAATTTTAATACCTTCCTGCCCCAGCTATTGCTCTCTGCATTATAAACTACTTTTTTCTCTTGGCATTCAGCCTCAGATTGGAGCATCAGCCTATGAAATTCCCAAGCAGACAGAATAATGTACGTGATGGCGTCTGCACACAATGCAACATATTAGAAGCAAGGAACAAGCATTTGTTTTAATGGAGAACGTGCAACTACAGGATAGGTTTGTTACTCTATAGCTGAGTCTGCCTGTAGCCTATGTTTCGTATAAAAGGATGGGGCAGAAGTTCTGATTTTTCAGGGGAAGTCagaagcccagttccctcaacaaACCCCACAGACGTCTCACTATGAATTCTGAACACACATTGATAAAGAGCACATGAAATTCAAACTGCACTtctaacttcttttttaaatgaataccATTAAAAGTTAAATCCTACCCTGTGtttcagctgtgctcagtgtcAAAACCAAAATCAGCCAGAGATGAACTATCAACACtagaactggaaaagaaaccTATCACAAATGGAACAACAGCCAGTTGTTCAATGCTGCACAGCTGTACAAGCCAGTTGTTCAATGCTGTACAGCTGCAATAAATGCTACACTGTAATTATGTTCAATGCTAAAAATGCTGCAATAAGATTCATCCTTAAAATGAGATTCCTGTATTAAATATCTTCTTAAGAGATAACAAATTATACCATGGATCTTTCTCTTTCTTGGGACCATCTAAAACTTCCAGGTACTTTCCAAAAGACAATTACAAATCAGATGTGCTGGAAGAAATGAATAGAGTCAACAATGTCTTTCTGAACTGCTTGGATCCAGGTTTTCTCAAGTAAATTCTAACGTATTCACCCAACTTTATCCTGAGTGCCCTAATTCTTCCCATACAACCTCACAATGCTCTTGCCTCTGGCTATTTATTCTCAGCTGTCTCACCCTGATCTCCTTAACCTCAATGTTAGCTGTCCTAGGGCATATCAATTTAATTGGAGATGCCTTAAAAGACATTCCCACTTTAACTAGCAGTACAGTTAACCATTTTGTGAACATTAGAATCAGTTCAGACTTACTCCCCTCTGCTGGACACTGTGCTTGGATGGTAGAAGCACTTAGTGCATTCATGAGCACAAAGTCAGAGGCAATTTCTTAGGTCACTGTCCTAACATTACAGTGCTAGCCTACCTTATCCTGAGCTATCTTAACCGTATCAGCCTCCCTGAATTATTCTGTTTACCTAAATAGATCTGAGCTGCCATCCCTAATCCCTAATTCTCAGACCTATTCAATTTCAGTCCATTCTACGACAAATTACCTGATGTCTCCTTACTTGTTCAGAGATGTTTCTAAACATCGTGGTCTGTTTTGATCCATTCCAAGATCCCCCAAATCATCTTTAGCTGAGCTGCTTCAGCATCAGATGAgtcttttctgcaggaagagcACATAGAATACAAATTAAGATGCCAGACCCATCAGGGCTCCAGAACAAACCCTGCAGTTCCACTCCTCTCCACTCTTCCTAATCCATCTGCAAGGCCACGTATCTCTCGCTGCCAGCTTAGAGACACTGAATCATAAGAGAAGTGCACTCTGTTAAAACTTGACACAGGCTTTGGCTCAGCTGGTCCTATCGCTAAAAGGATTTTGTCTCTGATTAATTTTGACTTGTCAGTAGAGGTCTCTGGGCAGAATGAAGGAGGGTACCTTCCTGAATGTTTCTGATTAATGCTTCTTAGGAGGTGCCTGGAAATCTATCAACAATCTTAATTAAATTCAACCAAATAGATGACAACTAATTATTCAGGGAGTGGCTCATTTGGGACGATAGGTGAAGCGTGAGTCTGCAAAGATGTTATGGGGGGCAGATGGCCACTTGTCTAACATAGCAAAGCCTGTTTAAACAGTGATGTCCCTGACAGTGTTCCAATTCAATTTATACTCcttccagccctgcaggagTTATTTTGTCCTTCACCACCTATTG from Lagopus muta isolate bLagMut1 chromosome 5, bLagMut1 primary, whole genome shotgun sequence includes the following:
- the CHCHD1 gene encoding coiled-coil-helix-coiled-coil-helix domain-containing protein 1; this encodes MAAPVYPAWVSRWISGQWRQRKRPPAIRPTRPLVLANKVANRRELAGEATCLTEMSVMMACWKQNDFNDKACAEEIQTFYDCVAKAEKERKEKKDEYALSLKGNMPSSKVNSLLRRFPNITRYV